The Micromonospora sp. M71_S20 genome has a window encoding:
- a CDS encoding S9 family peptidase: MTTETPAPTAKRVPSERTHHGDTVVDEYAWLTAKDDPETIAYLTAENAYTEARTAHLEGLRADLFEEIRRRTQETDLSVPGRKGGYWYYTRTVEGQQYGVQCRRAVRDGETEPPVSADGAPLDGEEVLLDGNLLAEGHDFFALGAFDVSPDGRWLAYSTDFSGDERFTLRVKDLSTGELLPDEVPDTFYGTAWSADASVLFYVTVDETWRPNRVWRHALGTASTEDVVVYQEDDERFWVGVELTRSERFILIDVHSKITSEVLVIPAGNPTGAPASVAPRRQGVEYTVEHHGHRFLILHNDGAEDFALAYTSADAPGDWVPLIEHSPGTRLEAVDAFADHLVVSLRTNGLTGLRVLPVGGGDAYDIDFPEPLYSVGLQGNPEYRTGQIRLGYTSLVTPDSVYDYDLVTRQMVLRRQKPVKPGPDGRAYDPADYEQHRDWALADDGTRVPISLVCRAGTPKDGSAPCVIYGYGSYEASMDPWFSVARLSLLDRGVIYAVAHIRGGGELGRRWYDQGKLLAKKNTFTDFVACARHLVKAGWTTSDRLVARGASAGGLLMGAVANIAPDAFAGIVAQVPFVDALTSILDPSLPLTVTEWEEWGNPLADPEVYAYMKSYTPYENVRAVDYPAILAVTSLNDTRVLYHEPAKWIARLREVAPQGDYLLKTEMGAGHGGPSGRYDSWREEAFVNAWILDRLGRA, from the coding sequence GTGACCACCGAGACCCCCGCGCCCACGGCCAAGCGGGTGCCCAGCGAGCGCACCCACCACGGCGACACCGTCGTCGACGAGTACGCCTGGCTCACCGCCAAGGACGACCCGGAGACGATCGCCTACCTGACCGCCGAGAACGCGTACACCGAGGCCCGGACGGCGCATCTCGAAGGGCTGCGCGCCGACCTGTTCGAGGAGATCCGCCGGCGCACCCAGGAGACCGACCTGTCGGTCCCCGGCCGCAAGGGCGGCTACTGGTACTACACCAGGACGGTCGAGGGCCAGCAGTACGGCGTGCAGTGCCGCCGGGCGGTCCGGGACGGCGAGACCGAGCCGCCGGTCAGCGCGGACGGCGCGCCGCTCGACGGCGAGGAGGTGCTGCTCGACGGCAACCTGCTCGCCGAGGGGCACGACTTCTTCGCGCTCGGCGCGTTCGACGTCAGCCCGGACGGGCGTTGGCTGGCCTACTCCACGGACTTTTCGGGCGACGAGCGGTTCACGCTGCGGGTCAAGGACCTCTCCACCGGCGAGCTGCTGCCCGACGAGGTGCCCGACACGTTCTACGGCACCGCCTGGTCCGCCGACGCCTCCGTGCTGTTCTACGTGACGGTGGACGAGACGTGGCGCCCGAACCGGGTCTGGCGGCACGCCCTGGGCACGGCGTCCACCGAGGACGTGGTGGTCTACCAGGAGGACGACGAGCGGTTCTGGGTCGGCGTGGAGCTGACCCGTTCGGAGCGGTTCATCCTCATCGACGTGCACAGCAAGATCACCAGCGAGGTGCTGGTGATCCCGGCCGGCAACCCGACCGGCGCGCCGGCGTCCGTGGCGCCCCGGCGGCAGGGCGTGGAATACACGGTCGAGCACCACGGGCACCGCTTCCTGATCCTGCACAACGACGGCGCGGAGGACTTCGCGCTGGCGTACACCTCGGCGGACGCGCCCGGCGACTGGGTGCCGCTCATCGAGCACTCGCCCGGCACCCGGCTGGAGGCGGTGGACGCCTTCGCCGACCACCTGGTCGTCTCGCTGCGCACCAACGGGCTGACCGGGCTGCGGGTGCTGCCCGTCGGCGGCGGCGACGCGTACGACATCGACTTCCCGGAGCCGCTCTACAGCGTCGGCCTCCAGGGCAACCCGGAGTACCGCACCGGGCAGATCCGGCTGGGCTACACCTCGCTGGTCACGCCCGACTCGGTCTACGACTACGACCTGGTCACCCGGCAGATGGTGCTGCGCCGGCAGAAGCCGGTGAAGCCCGGGCCGGACGGGCGGGCGTACGACCCGGCCGACTACGAGCAGCACCGCGACTGGGCGCTGGCCGACGACGGGACCCGGGTGCCGATCTCGCTGGTCTGCCGGGCCGGCACGCCGAAGGACGGCTCCGCCCCCTGCGTGATCTACGGCTACGGCTCGTACGAGGCGAGCATGGACCCGTGGTTCTCCGTCGCCCGGCTCTCCCTGCTGGACCGGGGCGTCATCTACGCCGTGGCGCACATCCGCGGCGGCGGCGAGCTGGGCCGCCGCTGGTACGACCAGGGCAAGCTGCTGGCCAAGAAGAACACGTTCACCGACTTCGTCGCCTGCGCCCGGCACCTCGTCAAGGCGGGCTGGACGACCAGCGACCGGCTCGTGGCCCGGGGCGCCTCGGCCGGCGGGCTGCTGATGGGCGCGGTCGCCAACATCGCCCCGGACGCGTTCGCCGGGATCGTCGCGCAGGTGCCCTTCGTGGACGCGCTCACCTCGATCCTCGACCCGTCGCTGCCGCTCACCGTCACCGAGTGGGAGGAGTGGGGCAACCCGCTCGCCGACCCGGAGGTCTACGCGTACATGAAGTCCTACACGCCGTACGAGAACGTGCGGGCGGTGGACTATCCGGCGATCCTCGCGGTGACCAGCCTCAACGACACCCGGGTGCTCTACCACGAGCCGGCGAAGTGGATCGCCCGGCTGCGGGAGGTCGCGCCGCAGGGCGACTACCTGCTGAAGACCGAGATGGGCGCCGGCCACGGCGGCCCCAGCGGCCGTTACGACTCCTGGCGCGAGGAGGCGTTCGTCAACGCCTGGATCCTCGACCGCCTCGGCCGCGCCTGA
- a CDS encoding threonine/serine dehydratase yields MELVSITDVHNAAADIAGTVLRTPLLRTGWDAELWLKPESLQPVGSFKLRGATHAVARLTPDERSRGVVTHSSGNHGLALAYAARAAGVPCRIVVPEGAPAAKVDRIRALGVEVLLVPPPQRGPEAERIAATTGAVLVPPFDDRRIVAGQGTVGLEIVEDLPDVDVVLVPVGGGGLSSGVATAVTALRPAATVIGVEPELAADARESLAAGSVVVWGEERTYRTMADGLRLPPSELTLAHLRARLDRIVTVTEEEIRAAMGRLVRDARLVVEPSGAVAVAARLFRAAELPPGRTVAVVTGGNVDPAVLAGVLG; encoded by the coding sequence ATGGAGCTGGTCTCGATCACCGACGTCCACAACGCCGCCGCCGACATCGCGGGCACCGTGCTGCGTACCCCGCTGCTGCGGACCGGCTGGGACGCGGAGCTGTGGCTCAAACCGGAGAGCCTGCAACCGGTGGGGTCCTTCAAGCTGCGCGGCGCGACCCACGCGGTCGCCCGGCTGACGCCCGACGAGCGGTCGCGCGGCGTGGTCACCCACTCGTCGGGCAACCACGGCCTGGCGCTGGCGTACGCGGCCCGCGCGGCCGGCGTGCCGTGCCGGATCGTGGTGCCCGAGGGTGCCCCGGCGGCGAAGGTGGACCGGATCCGGGCGCTGGGCGTCGAGGTGCTGCTGGTGCCGCCCCCGCAGCGCGGCCCGGAGGCGGAGCGCATCGCGGCGACCACGGGCGCGGTGCTGGTGCCGCCGTTCGACGACCGGCGGATCGTCGCCGGGCAGGGCACGGTCGGGCTGGAGATCGTCGAGGATCTGCCCGACGTCGACGTGGTGCTGGTGCCCGTGGGCGGCGGCGGGCTCTCCTCCGGCGTCGCCACCGCGGTGACGGCGCTGCGGCCGGCGGCGACGGTGATCGGCGTCGAGCCGGAACTCGCCGCCGACGCCCGGGAGTCGCTGGCGGCCGGGTCGGTGGTGGTCTGGGGCGAGGAGCGCACCTATCGGACGATGGCCGACGGGCTGCGCCTGCCGCCGTCCGAGCTGACCCTCGCCCACCTGCGGGCCCGGCTCGACCGCATCGTCACGGTGACCGAGGAGGAGATCCGCGCCGCGATGGGCCGGCTGGTGCGCGACGCCCGCCTGGTCGTGGAGCCGAGCGGCGCCGTGGCCGTGGCCGCCCGGCTGTTCCGCGCCGCCGAGCTGCCGCCCGGTCGTACGGTCGCCGTCGTCACCGGCGGCAACGTCGACCCGGCGGTGCTGGCGGGCGTGCTGGGGTGA
- a CDS encoding FtsX-like permease family protein, which produces MRPSTLVRLALAGTRTDTVRVALTALSAALATLAALAALTVLAIPTPPATDGNGSRWSQQYANQLLVEPGLRGGTAFALLLLMIPVLALAGQCARLGAPARDRRLAAFRLAGATPGQVTRIAVLETGLASLLGTLAGASVHFAGRELFDRPDARGRLVLPTDVLPPAGVLAAVLAGLPVVAALATALMLRRVSTTPFGVLRTQRRERGPRPWAGVLIGAGLAAFLAVGPVTRWYVRRGADGPSWLVPALLVGGGLAAMIGVVVGTGWISWMAGRALHRYARGPAALLAARRLMADPWAGSRTFAALLAAVLLGAGAAGLREYFVASAELSRRTGSGMAGGDFYLRTMDLVDLAVAVAMLVAAGGLVVAVVEGITARRRAYAALVATGVPRSTLGRSIAWQSLAPAVPAVAVALAVGLLLARGLFRAPTAIHYDEVCDATAQLCADPATRARHTRVVEMPEVTVPPDVPLEQLALLGAGALAGVLVTVGVGLLFLRAGTAVEELRAT; this is translated from the coding sequence GTGAGACCGTCGACGCTGGTACGCCTCGCCCTGGCCGGCACCCGCACCGACACCGTCCGGGTGGCGCTGACCGCGCTCAGCGCCGCCCTGGCGACCCTCGCCGCCCTCGCCGCGCTCACCGTGCTGGCCATCCCCACCCCGCCCGCCACCGACGGCAACGGCAGCCGCTGGTCCCAGCAGTACGCCAACCAGCTGCTCGTCGAGCCGGGGCTGCGCGGCGGCACGGCCTTCGCCCTGCTGCTGCTCATGATTCCCGTGCTGGCGTTGGCCGGGCAGTGCGCCCGGCTCGGCGCCCCGGCGCGGGACCGCCGGCTGGCCGCGTTCCGGTTGGCCGGCGCCACCCCGGGCCAGGTGACCCGGATCGCCGTGCTGGAGACCGGCCTGGCGAGCCTGCTCGGCACGCTGGCCGGCGCGTCGGTCCACTTCGCCGGCCGCGAGCTGTTCGACCGGCCCGACGCCCGGGGGCGGCTCGTCCTCCCCACCGACGTGCTGCCCCCGGCGGGCGTGTTGGCGGCGGTGCTGGCGGGGCTGCCGGTCGTGGCGGCGCTGGCCACCGCGCTGATGCTGCGCCGGGTGAGCACGACCCCGTTCGGCGTGCTGCGTACGCAGCGCCGGGAACGCGGCCCTCGGCCCTGGGCGGGCGTCCTCATCGGCGCGGGGCTGGCCGCCTTCCTCGCCGTCGGACCGGTCACCCGCTGGTACGTCCGGCGTGGCGCCGACGGACCGTCGTGGCTGGTGCCGGCGCTGCTCGTCGGCGGCGGGCTGGCCGCGATGATCGGGGTGGTCGTCGGCACCGGCTGGATCTCCTGGATGGCCGGGCGGGCGCTGCACCGCTACGCCCGGGGGCCGGCCGCGCTGCTCGCCGCCCGCCGGCTGATGGCCGACCCGTGGGCGGGCAGCCGCACCTTCGCCGCCCTGCTGGCGGCGGTGCTCCTCGGCGCGGGCGCGGCCGGGCTGCGGGAGTACTTCGTGGCGTCGGCCGAGCTCAGCCGGCGAACCGGGTCCGGGATGGCGGGCGGCGACTTCTACCTGCGGACCATGGATCTGGTGGACCTGGCGGTGGCGGTGGCCATGCTGGTCGCCGCCGGTGGGCTGGTCGTCGCGGTGGTGGAGGGGATCACCGCCCGGCGGCGCGCGTACGCGGCCCTGGTGGCGACCGGGGTGCCCCGGTCCACGCTCGGCCGGTCCATCGCCTGGCAGTCGCTGGCCCCGGCCGTGCCGGCGGTGGCCGTCGCGCTCGCCGTGGGCCTGCTGCTGGCCCGGGGGCTCTTCCGCGCGCCGACCGCAATTCACTACGACGAGGTCTGCGACGCCACCGCGCAGCTCTGCGCCGACCCCGCCACCCGGGCGCGCCACACCCGGGTCGTGGAGATGCCGGAGGTGACCGTGCCGCCCGACGTACCGCTGGAACAGCTGGCCCTGCTCGGGGCCGGCGCCCTGGCCGGGGTGCTGGTGACGGTCGGCGTGGGCCTGCTCTTCCTGCGCGCGGGCACGGCCGTGGAGGAGCTGCGCGCGACCTGA
- a CDS encoding ABC transporter ATP-binding protein codes for MTQLQARGVVKAYGRTPALRGVTLDVAEGEIVAVTGPSGCGKSTLLHCLAGILRPDAGEVSWNGQRIDTWSEAARSRLRRTEFGVLFQFGQLVAELTAAENVALPLLLAGTRRREARTAALSWMDRLGVADLADVRPGEMSGGQQQRCATARALVTEPRVLFADEPTGALDTLTGEQVLVQLVRLARDQRTTVVLVTHEPQIAAYADREVILRDGMVDHTGLGLDTPLPGSRR; via the coding sequence GTGACGCAACTTCAGGCTCGCGGCGTGGTCAAGGCCTACGGGCGGACACCCGCGCTGCGCGGCGTCACGCTCGACGTCGCCGAGGGGGAGATCGTCGCCGTCACCGGCCCGAGCGGCTGCGGCAAGTCCACCCTGCTGCACTGCCTCGCCGGCATCCTGCGCCCGGACGCCGGTGAGGTGAGCTGGAACGGGCAGCGGATCGACACCTGGTCCGAGGCGGCACGGTCCAGGCTGCGGCGCACCGAGTTCGGGGTGCTCTTCCAGTTCGGCCAGCTCGTTGCCGAGCTGACCGCCGCCGAGAACGTCGCCCTTCCGCTGCTCCTCGCCGGCACCCGGCGGCGGGAGGCGCGGACGGCGGCACTGTCCTGGATGGACCGGCTCGGCGTGGCCGACCTGGCCGACGTCCGGCCGGGCGAGATGTCCGGCGGCCAGCAGCAGCGCTGCGCGACGGCGCGGGCCCTGGTCACCGAGCCCCGGGTGCTCTTCGCCGACGAGCCGACCGGCGCGCTGGACACGCTCACCGGCGAGCAGGTGCTCGTCCAGCTGGTCCGGCTCGCCCGCGACCAGCGGACCACGGTCGTCCTGGTCACCCACGAGCCGCAGATCGCCGCGTACGCCGACCGCGAGGTCATCCTCCGCGACGGCATGGTCGACCACACCGGGCTCGGCCTCGACACCCCGCTGCCGGGCAGCCGCCGGTGA